The segment CAAAAATACGAATCGACCGAATGATCATGGAACAAAAATCTCAAATCATGAAGTCGAAAAAGAAAATGGATTGACGGGGATTGCAGGAAGAAAAGACTTTCTTTCAATCACCTTGTTCAAACGACATATGTCAGACGAGATCGGTTTTATTTGGAAAGCCATGAGTATTTTTGCAAAACATGGCATCTCGATCGAGCATATCCCCTCTGGCATCGATAATATCGGTGTCGTCGTTTCGGCGGAATTGATCATGGATAAATTGTTTTTGATCACGAAAGAATTACGTGAGGAATTAGGCGTAGAGGAAATCGAGATCATCGAAGACTTGGCTTTGATTTCTGTTGTAGGTGGCCCACATAAGGAACCAATTGGACTTTCTGGAAAAGTATTATCGATTTTGAATGAGTTAGAAATCAGGACCTCGATTTTATCGCAAGGTGCGCAAGAGTTGAATTTGATCATCGGCGTACCCAATACACAATATGAAACCGTGGTAAAAGGAATCTATGAAGGGATGGTGAGGCGACATGTTGGCAACACACCGAATGGCGTTACATCAAATTCCTGAACTTGGCTTTCATGAATTTAAAACGAAAGAATACCTTTACGAACAAATCAAAAACTGTGGTGGCGTGATCCATGAAATCGATGAGACAGGCTTGTTGGTTTATTTTGATCAGCAACAAGACACAACGATTGCTTTTCGGACAGATATCGACGCGTTGCCCATCACTGAAGCCACAGGGTTACCTTTTGCGTCTACACACCCAGGATTCATGCACGCCTGCGGACATGATGGTCATATGGCAATGCTCTTAGGATTGACCGATTATATTGCTACGCACCGTCAAGAGATGCGGCACAATATCGTCTTGATTTTTCAACCCTCAGAAGAAATTGCTGGCGGGGCAGATAGTGTGATCCGTTCTGGGTGGTTGGAACATTACAAGGTACAGGCAATCTTTGGTTTTCATTTATGGCCAGGCTTGCCAGAAGGAAAAGTATTTTCACGACCAGGTGCGTTGATGGCGCAAAGTAGTGAAACAGATATCATCGTCCAAGGCAGATCTGCGCATATCGCCTCAAGCAGTCAAGGCATCGACAGTCTAGAAGCAGCTGTGCGTTTTATGAAACAAGTCTATGACTTTGATGAAT is part of the Enterococcus mundtii genome and harbors:
- a CDS encoding amidohydrolase, coding for MLATHRMALHQIPELGFHEFKTKEYLYEQIKNCGGVIHEIDETGLLVYFDQQQDTTIAFRTDIDALPITEATGLPFASTHPGFMHACGHDGHMAMLLGLTDYIATHRQEMRHNIVLIFQPSEEIAGGADSVIRSGWLEHYKVQAIFGFHLWPGLPEGKVFSRPGALMAQSSETDIIVQGRSAHIASSSQGIDSLEAAVRFMKQVYDFDESLPENLEHLLKFGQITGGTIRNVLANEVVISGSIRSYSRKTQTDLKMQLARLAKEFQQTSPAKISFRYNDGYPAVRNDEQLYAALAHSELLHELAEPVLQAEDFGVYTEHYPCVFFFLGVGDTPALHDATFDFDMAVLEKGLEWYQTILYTEELF